In Pseudoxanthomonas sp. SE1, the genomic stretch CGTCCACGGCATGCCGGTCAGTTCCGGCAACTGCGCCAGGAAGATCAGGATGGCCAGCGCATTGACGAAGCCCACCACCACCGACCGCGATACGAAGCGCATCAGCGAATTGAGGCGCAACGCCGCCGCCACGATCTGCAGCAGTCCCGCCAGGATGGTCGCGGCAAACAGGTACTGCAGCCCATGGTCCCTGACCAGGTCCACCATCAGCAGCGCCATGGCACCGGTGGCGGCCGAGATCATGCCCGGCCGCCCGCCGGCGATGGCCGTGATCACCGCGATGCAGAACGATGCGTACAGCCCGATCTTCGGATCCACACCGGCGATGATGGAGAACGCGATGGCCTCGGGAATGAGGGCCAGTGCGACGAGGACACCGGAAAGAATGTCGCCACGGACATTGCCGAACCACTGCTCGCGCAGCGGATAGTTGACAGACATGGGGTGACTCCTGCGCGCCGCCGAGGGCGCGTTGCATGGTGGCGTAAAAGACAAGAACCCTTCGGCCGCCGGAGGATCGGCAGCTTCATGCATCAGGGAAGGGTCAGGGCGGCGTCATCGAGATATCAGGGCCTGCGCAGTGCGCGCATTCTATGGCAGTGCAGCAACCCGCTCAACACGCGACGAGCGGTTCCGCCTCGCGCCAGGTCCATTCCACGCCACATGCTCGCGCCGATGCCGGCTGGCAACGTGGGTGCATGGTTGGGGTTCGCGCGCTCCCCCCAACACACGGCCGGTGCGCGTCTGCAGGAGCGGATCAGGTCGGCGCGAATCCGCGCGTGGCCTTCTTCTCGCTCTTCTCGGCGCGCTTTTCCTTCATCGTCTTCGCCGGCTTTTTCTTCTGCTCTTTCTTCTTGTCCAGGCCCTTGGCCATCACGTGCACTCCCATGGTCGTTGCGACCGCTGGGAGCATGACACATCCGGCGGCCCGGAACGGTAACGGACAGTGCGGACCCGACCTGTGCACCGTGCTCAGCGCGAGGCCGCCAGCGCCACCGCATCCGCACCGGCCGGGAAATGCAGCTGCCCGGTGGTGTCGTTCACGGCGCGCCACACGCCGTCGGCGACGTCGGCCTCGGTGGTCACCGCCGCGATGTCGCCCAGTCCGGCGAACACGCTGTGGGCGAAGGGTTCGTACGCCTCGGGGATCAGGCCCTGCATGCGCTGCTGGCCATTCGCGGTGAACCGGGTGGAAGGGCCGTAGCCGGGCTGCACCAGTTTGACCCGCACGTCGAAGGCCTTGAGTTCGTGCTCCAGCGATGCGGTGAAGCCTTCGACTGCAGTCTTGCTGGCGGTGTACGCGGCCACCAGCGGAAACGGCGCCAGCGTCGCGCTGGAGGTGACGTTCACGATGACGCCTGCCCTGCGTTGGCGGAACTGCGGGATGACGGCCTGGCACATGGCCATCAGGCCGAAGGTGTTGGTCTCGAACACCTCGCGCACAGTGGCCATGGGCGTGGCCTCGAACGCACCGAACAGACCGATGCCGGCGTTGTTGACCAGCACGTCGATGGGGCCGGCGGCGTCCACGGCGTTGGCGATGCTTTCGGGGCGGGTGACATCCAGCGCGAGCAGGCGCAGGCGGGGCGACGGCGGCAGCAGGTCTTCGCGCGGATGCCGCTGGGTGGCGATGACGTTCCATCCCTGCGCGAGGAAGTGGCGGGCGGTTTCCAGGCCGTAGCCGGACGAGCAGCCGGTGATCAGGACAGTCTTCATTTCGTTCTCCGGGGTGAGTTGACTCGGCGGGAACGATAGGCCAGCCTTCCCGGATGATCGATAACGCATCGTCCTGTTTG encodes the following:
- a CDS encoding SDR family oxidoreductase encodes the protein MKTVLITGCSSGYGLETARHFLAQGWNVIATQRHPREDLLPPSPRLRLLALDVTRPESIANAVDAAGPIDVLVNNAGIGLFGAFEATPMATVREVFETNTFGLMAMCQAVIPQFRQRRAGVIVNVTSSATLAPFPLVAAYTASKTAVEGFTASLEHELKAFDVRVKLVQPGYGPSTRFTANGQQRMQGLIPEAYEPFAHSVFAGLGDIAAVTTEADVADGVWRAVNDTTGQLHFPAGADAVALAASR